In Gouania willdenowi chromosome 17, fGouWil2.1, whole genome shotgun sequence, one DNA window encodes the following:
- the LOC114478868 gene encoding LIM/homeobox protein Lhx8-like isoform X2 → MDIKTSSGPDEFFEDDCFSPSSLSSSVSSDYTIQGKSFCASCDMEILDRYLLKVNNLCWHVHCLTCSVCNTSLGRHVSCYIKDKQIFCKLDYFRYGTRCARCGRNIGPTDWVRRAKGSTYHITCFSCNTCKRQLYTGEECGLIESRVFCRPHYDIMLENIKRAKEIEKQSKTEERGSVIEDSSSAAKPAKRARTCFTVNQLQVMQSHFAEDNNPDSQTLQELSEKTGLSRRVIQVWFQNCRARQKKHISPTTPSSMMTSPGFGQLTPPLIDDLQYAAYISPDTPLLNSLTYVDVQSSDQMLLQPVMPDPLPVSQA, encoded by the exons ATGGACATCAAG ACCTCATCTGGCCCCGATGAGTTTTTTGAAGACGACTGCTTCTCCCCCTCCTCCCTGTCCTCGTCTGTTTCTTCTGACTACACCATTCAGGGGAAAAGCTTCTGCGCTTCCTGTGACATGGAGATTCTGGACCGATACCTCCTTAAG GTGAACAACTTGTGCTGGCATGTGCACTGCCTCACATGCAGTGTTTGCAACACGTCACTGGGGCGACATGTGAGCTGTTACATCAAAGACAAACAGATTTTTTGCAAGCTTGATTACTTTAG GTACGGGACCCGCTGTGCCCGTTGTGGCCGTAACATTGGTCCTACCGACTGGGTGCGTCGGGCCAAAGGAAGCACATACCACATAACCTGTTTCTCCTGCAACACTTGCAAGCGACAGCTTTATACAGGGGAGGAGTGCGGACTCATAGAGAGCCGTGTTTTCTGCCGCCCGCACTACGATATCATGCTGGAGAACATCAAACGTGCTAAAGAGATCG aaaagcaATCAAAAACAGAAGAAAGAGGCTCGGTCATAGAGGACTCCAGCTCAGCAGCCAAGCCTGCCAAAAGGGCCAGGACCTGTTTCACTGTCAACCAGCTACAG GTGATGCAGTCCCACTTTGCTGAAGACAATAACCCAGACTCTCAGACTCTACAGGAGCTGTCAGAGAAGACTGGTCTGAGCCGCAGAGTCATTCAG GTTTGGTTTCAAAACTGCCGAGCTCGTCAGAAAAAGCACATCAGTCCTACGACTCCTTCATCCATGATGACATCACCTGGTTTTGGTCAGCTGACGCCGCCTTTGATTGATGACTTGCAGTACGCTGCCTACATTTCCCCTGATACCCCGCTCCTTAATTCTCTCACTTATGTGGATG TCCAGTCCTCTGACCAGATGTTGCTTCAACCAGTGATGCCTGATCCACTACCTGTGAGCCAGGCCTGA
- the LOC114478868 gene encoding LIM/homeobox protein Lhx8-like isoform X3, protein MDIKTSSGPDEFFEDDCFSPSSLSSSVSSDYTIQGKSFCASCDMEILDRYLLKVNNLCWHVHCLTCSVCNTSLGRHVSCYIKDKQIFCKLDYFRRYGTRCARCGRNIGPTDWVRRAKGSTYHITCFSCNTCKRQLYTGEECGLIESRVFCRPHYDIMLENIKRAKEIEKQSKTEERGSVIEDSSSAAKPAKRARTCFTVNQLQVMQSHFAEDNNPDSQTLQELSEKTGLSRRVIQVWFQNCRARQKKHISPTTPSSMMTSPGFGQLTPPLIDDLQYAAYISPDTPLLNSLTYVDVL, encoded by the exons ATGGACATCAAG ACCTCATCTGGCCCCGATGAGTTTTTTGAAGACGACTGCTTCTCCCCCTCCTCCCTGTCCTCGTCTGTTTCTTCTGACTACACCATTCAGGGGAAAAGCTTCTGCGCTTCCTGTGACATGGAGATTCTGGACCGATACCTCCTTAAG GTGAACAACTTGTGCTGGCATGTGCACTGCCTCACATGCAGTGTTTGCAACACGTCACTGGGGCGACATGTGAGCTGTTACATCAAAGACAAACAGATTTTTTGCAAGCTTGATTACTTTAG GAGGTACGGGACCCGCTGTGCCCGTTGTGGCCGTAACATTGGTCCTACCGACTGGGTGCGTCGGGCCAAAGGAAGCACATACCACATAACCTGTTTCTCCTGCAACACTTGCAAGCGACAGCTTTATACAGGGGAGGAGTGCGGACTCATAGAGAGCCGTGTTTTCTGCCGCCCGCACTACGATATCATGCTGGAGAACATCAAACGTGCTAAAGAGATCG aaaagcaATCAAAAACAGAAGAAAGAGGCTCGGTCATAGAGGACTCCAGCTCAGCAGCCAAGCCTGCCAAAAGGGCCAGGACCTGTTTCACTGTCAACCAGCTACAG GTGATGCAGTCCCACTTTGCTGAAGACAATAACCCAGACTCTCAGACTCTACAGGAGCTGTCAGAGAAGACTGGTCTGAGCCGCAGAGTCATTCAG GTTTGGTTTCAAAACTGCCGAGCTCGTCAGAAAAAGCACATCAGTCCTACGACTCCTTCATCCATGATGACATCACCTGGTTTTGGTCAGCTGACGCCGCCTTTGATTGATGACTTGCAGTACGCTGCCTACATTTCCCCTGATACCCCGCTCCTTAATTCTCTCACTTATGTGGATG TCCTCTGA
- the LOC114478868 gene encoding LIM/homeobox protein Lhx8-like isoform X1 encodes MDIKTSSGPDEFFEDDCFSPSSLSSSVSSDYTIQGKSFCASCDMEILDRYLLKVNNLCWHVHCLTCSVCNTSLGRHVSCYIKDKQIFCKLDYFRRYGTRCARCGRNIGPTDWVRRAKGSTYHITCFSCNTCKRQLYTGEECGLIESRVFCRPHYDIMLENIKRAKEIEKQSKTEERGSVIEDSSSAAKPAKRARTCFTVNQLQVMQSHFAEDNNPDSQTLQELSEKTGLSRRVIQVWFQNCRARQKKHISPTTPSSMMTSPGFGQLTPPLIDDLQYAAYISPDTPLLNSLTYVDVQSSDQMLLQPVMPDPLPVSQA; translated from the exons ATGGACATCAAG ACCTCATCTGGCCCCGATGAGTTTTTTGAAGACGACTGCTTCTCCCCCTCCTCCCTGTCCTCGTCTGTTTCTTCTGACTACACCATTCAGGGGAAAAGCTTCTGCGCTTCCTGTGACATGGAGATTCTGGACCGATACCTCCTTAAG GTGAACAACTTGTGCTGGCATGTGCACTGCCTCACATGCAGTGTTTGCAACACGTCACTGGGGCGACATGTGAGCTGTTACATCAAAGACAAACAGATTTTTTGCAAGCTTGATTACTTTAG GAGGTACGGGACCCGCTGTGCCCGTTGTGGCCGTAACATTGGTCCTACCGACTGGGTGCGTCGGGCCAAAGGAAGCACATACCACATAACCTGTTTCTCCTGCAACACTTGCAAGCGACAGCTTTATACAGGGGAGGAGTGCGGACTCATAGAGAGCCGTGTTTTCTGCCGCCCGCACTACGATATCATGCTGGAGAACATCAAACGTGCTAAAGAGATCG aaaagcaATCAAAAACAGAAGAAAGAGGCTCGGTCATAGAGGACTCCAGCTCAGCAGCCAAGCCTGCCAAAAGGGCCAGGACCTGTTTCACTGTCAACCAGCTACAG GTGATGCAGTCCCACTTTGCTGAAGACAATAACCCAGACTCTCAGACTCTACAGGAGCTGTCAGAGAAGACTGGTCTGAGCCGCAGAGTCATTCAG GTTTGGTTTCAAAACTGCCGAGCTCGTCAGAAAAAGCACATCAGTCCTACGACTCCTTCATCCATGATGACATCACCTGGTTTTGGTCAGCTGACGCCGCCTTTGATTGATGACTTGCAGTACGCTGCCTACATTTCCCCTGATACCCCGCTCCTTAATTCTCTCACTTATGTGGATG TCCAGTCCTCTGACCAGATGTTGCTTCAACCAGTGATGCCTGATCCACTACCTGTGAGCCAGGCCTGA